In one Gadus morhua chromosome 15, gadMor3.0, whole genome shotgun sequence genomic region, the following are encoded:
- the capn1a gene encoding calpain-1 catalytic subunit has translation MHHATGISASIYENRLRAEGMGSKEQAVSFSNQDYEALKQECLEGGFLFEDPCFPAEPPSLGFKELAPYSAKTRDVEWLRPTELTDSPQFIVGGATRTDICQGALGDCWLLAAIASLTLNETLLHRVVPHGQSFQDDYAGIFHFQFWQFGEWTDVVIDDRLPVKDGEIMFVHSAEGNEFWSALMEKAYAKLNGSYEALSGGSTTEGFEDFTGGVSEMYELRKAPKDLYRIISKALERGSLLGCSIDITSTLDMEAVTFKKLVKGHAYSLTGLKQVDYRGRMERLIRVRNPWGQVEWTGAWSDSSPEWDEIDPSEREDLHCQMEDGEFWMSFNEFLRQFSRLEICNLTADALSDEGLSHWNTIKFHGSWRRGSSAGGCRNCPNTFWINPQYKITLLEEDDDPEDDEVACSFLVALMQKDRRRHRRQGQDMHTIGFAIYEIPEEFKGCQNVHLKKQFFLTKSSCARSETFINLREVSTRLRLPPGEYLIVPSTFEANQEADFVLRVFTEKQSETEELDDVISADLDDESDISEDDIDDSFKSMFAQLAGEDMEISVHELRTILNRVVSRHQDLQTDGFSLVSCRTMVNLMDKDGSARLGMVEFQILWNKIRKWLLIFRQFDLDKSGAMNSYEMRMAVEAAGFTLNNKLNTVLVARYADNDMIDFDNFICCLVKLEAMFRSFQELNKNDEGVAEMQLTEWLYLTMCG, from the exons ATGCATCACGCCACAGGGATATCTGCAAGCATATACGAGAACAGGCTGCGAGCAGAAGGAATGGGCTCCAAGGAGCAGGCCGTGAGCTTCTCCAACCAGGACTATGAGGCCCTCAAGCAGGAATGCCTTGAGGGGGGCTTTCTGTTTGAGGACCCCTGCTTCCCTGCAGAGCCCCCCTCCCTGGGTTTCAAGGAGCTGGCTCCCTACTCCGCCAAGACTAGGGACGTGGAGTGGTTGAGGCCTACG GAACTGACCGATAGTCCTCAGTTTATCGTGGGCGGAGCTACCAGAACCGACATTTGTCAGGGAGCACTCG GTGATTGCTGGCTGCTGGCCGCCATCGCATCCCTCACCCTGAACGAGACGCTGCTCCACCGGGTGGTCCCACACGGGCAGTCCTTCCAGGATGACTACGCCGGGATCTTCCACTTTCAG TTCTGGCAGTTCGGCGAATGGACAGACGTGGTGATTGATGACAGATTGCCTGTCAAAGACGGGGAGATTATGTTTGTCCACTCTGCGGAGGGCAATGAATTCTGGAGTGCTTTGATGGAGAAGGCCTACGCAAA GCTGAACGGCTCTTACGAGGCCCTCTCGGGAGGCAGTACCACCGAGGGATTCGAGGACTTCACCGGGGGTGTGTCGGAGATGTACGAACTGCGCAAGGCTCCCAAGGACCTGTACCGCATCATCAGCAAAGCCCTGGAGAGAGGGTCCCTACTGGGCTGCTCCATCGAC ATCACCAGTACTTTGGACATGGAAGCTGTTACATTCAAGAAGCTTGTGAAAGGCCACGCCTACTCACTTACCGGCCtgaagcag GTGGACTACCGAGGCCGCATGGAGAGGCTGATCCGCGTGCGTAACCCCTGGGGACAGGTGGAGTGGACCGGCGCCTGGAGTGACAG CTCTCCAGAATGGGATGAAATCGAtccatcagagagagaggatctgCACTGCCAAATGGAAGACGGGGAGTTCTG GATGTCCTTCAATGAGTTCCTGAGGCAGTTTTCCCGCCTGGAGATCTGTAATTTGACCGCAGATGCCCTGAGTGATGAAGGGCTCAGCCACTGGAACACCATCAAGTTCCACGGGTCGTGGAGAAGGGGAAGCTCTGCTGGAGGCTGCAGGAACTGCCCCA ATACATTCTGGATCAACCCCCAGTACAAGATCACCCTGCTGGAGGAAGATGACGACCCAGAAGACGATGAGGTTGCCTGCAGCTTCCTGGTGGCTCTTATGCAGAAGGATCGCCGACGCCACCGCCGCCAAGGCCAAGACATGCACACCATTGGCTTTGCCATTTATGAG ATACCAGAGGAG TTCAAGGGCTGCCAGAACGTCCACTTGAAGAAGCAGTTCTTCCTGACCAAATCATCTTGCGCCCGTTCGGAGACCTTCATCAACCTGCGGGAGGTGAGCACACGCCTTCGTCTTCCCCCTGGCGAGTACCTCATCGTCCCTTCCACCTTCGAGGCAAACCAAGAGGCGGACTTTGTCCTCCGAGTCTTCACGGAGAAGCAGTCCGAAACAGA AGAACTCGATGATGTCATTTCTGCTGATTTGGATGATGAG agcgaTATCTCTGAAGATGATATCGATGACTCCTTCAAGTCCATGTTTGCCCAGCTGGCGGGCGAG GACATGGAGATTTCTGTTCATGAGCTGAGGACCATTCTGAACAGAGTGGTGTCTCGAC ACCAAGATCTGCAGACGGATGGCTTCAGTCTGGTGTCTTGCAGGACCATGGTGAATCTCATGGAT aaagaTGGAAGCGCTCGCTTAGGCATGGTGGAGTTCCAGATTCTGTGGAACAAGATTCGAAAGTGGCTG CTCATTTTTAGGCAATTCGATCTGGACAAATCTGGGGCCATGAACTCGTATGAGATGCGTATGGCTGTTGAGGCAGCAG GTTTTACACTGAACAACAAACTGAACACGGTTTTGGTGGCGCGGTATGCTGACAATGATATGATTGACTTTGACAACTTCATTTGCTGCTTGGTCAAGCTTGAAGCAATGTTTA GATCTTTCCAGGAGCTAAATAAGAACGACGAAGGAGTGGCTGAAATGCAATTGACAGAG TGGCTGTACCTAACCATGTGTGGTTGA
- the mrpl14 gene encoding large ribosomal subunit protein uL14m: protein MALLNRLAKCKYMHLACHALRVDAFTQHSAFSVSAVSAAIQKMTRVRVVDNSPLGNTPHHRAPRVIHVYTKNGVGKVGDKVLLAIKGQKKKALIVGHKMPGERMTPRFDSNNVVLIEDNGNPTGTRIRVPVPTHLRKLEGDYSKLLAIASRFV, encoded by the exons ATGGCTCTTCTAAACCGCCTCGCAAAATGCAAATACATGCATCTTGCATGTCATGCTCTGCGTGTGGATGCGTTTACCcaacacagtgcattcag cgTATCAGCGGTGTCCGCTGCCATACAGAAGATGACCAGAGTACGTGTTGTGGATAACAGTCCGCTTGGCAACACCCCTCACCATCGTGCACCAAGGGTCATCCATGTGTACACCAAGAACGGCGTGGGGAAAGTAGGAGACAAAGTTCTGCTTGCCATTAAAGGACAGAAAAAGAAGGCACTTATTGTTGGACACAAGATGCCCGGGGAACGCATGACGCCACGTTTTGATTCCAATAATGTTGTCCTGATCGAGGACAATGGTAATCCGACAGGGACCAGAATAAGGGTCCCTGTGCCTACGCATCTTCGTAAACTGGAGGGAGACTACTCCAAATTGTTGGCAATTGCTAGCAGATTTGTATAG